In Paenibacillus sonchi, the genomic stretch TATGTTAGAGCGGTAATAGAAGTGAAGACTAGTCTGAGCGTAGGGACAAAATTGATAGATGCTCTAGAGAATCTTTATACCGTACAATCAATAATGAAACGGCCTTCCGATAACGTTTATTTTGGGATTTTTTCATTTGGCTATAAGGATTATCGTAACATTGGTCCAGGGAATGTCGCACAACGATTATTTACGAAAATTAAGGAGTTCTACCGGGATAAAAGGGTGCAGTATGAAGGGACGGACCTGCAATTTTTGCAGACGAGAACTTTAACGTCTTTATGTATGAATGAACAACTATATGGCCTGCATTGGAATGATACAACCCAAAATAGTCCTGAATTTGGATTATATGATACTAGAGAGCAATCCTTCAATTATTTTGTGTCCAATTTATTAAGTACATTAGATAATACTGCTATTACTCTTTCTAAGCCGTTATGGTTTCCTCAGTCGAAGGAGTCTAGCGTGCTTCTTAAGGAAAGGATTGGGTTTTGATCAAGTGGGGCTCATGTCATAAAGACAGTGATGGCTCCATGATACCAACAACTGAGATTTTCTTACTTTATGAAATGATTTGTGGTATAGTAAAGGCAGAAAAAACGTAGAATACAAAGAGAGCCGTGCTGGACACACGACTCTCGGAGCAATAGCCGCTTTTAAGGGCGGCGGCTTTAAATACCAGTCAAAGAATAGACCGCTTCCCTTGAGCAGGGCGGTCTATTTCTTTTTGAGGTAATTTAGCAGCGCGATAATGAACATGCCGAACATGAACATCAGGGACAATGCTTGGTAAACCTCCATTGGCGTCACCTCCCTTCCGGGAGCTTAGCCGACCGCCCATATAAGCCTTTCTATTGCTCCTGCGATTATACCATGAATGGAAAATTTTGAGTATAAAAACCGAATCTCCAAAAAAAGCTCAGAGGCAGGGCTTCCCATACCTGCCTTTGAGCTTTTTTCTATGCAGCCCAAGACCCCCCTCTGGAAATTTATTCTTCCATCGTAATACTTTCGCCATGTTCGTTCAGCATGATCTCAGCGATGATAGAACCTGTAAGAAACATTCGGTTCTTATCCGGGCGGGCGTAACGAGGCGCGGATCTCAGGCGATCCCGCAGTGCCGGCATGTATGTTACGGTATCCTGTACGGTCCGTTTCGGTAAGAGTCACCTTTGGGGTTCGATTCCCCAATCGCCTTGGGAGCGATTCTGGTAGAGTACTCGATTCCATCGAGCTACAAATTTGAGCGTATTTTGAGTTAGCAAACCAATGGACAGAATCTCTGGCGGCTAGTATAGCGCACTGCGAAAGGGCTTTGCAATCCGTGGATACCGATGGTGCGGCAGCTGGGGAGATTTTGGCAAGGACAGAAGAGAACGAAGGCCGGCTGAAGTATGGGTTAGCCCCGGACTCAAATGTCCTCCCGGACCTCCCGGCAGACCGCCTCTCTCAAACGTGATTCCGCCCGGTCTGCAGCGGGATTCTGTCATCCATTGGTCAAACATGAAGGGGGCAATACTATGTTGAAGCAAATAACGATTCAAGCGGACCAGCGCGGTCTGCTCTTTTATAAGGGAAGTTATGTGAAACGGCTGCTACCGGGAACCTACCGTTACTTATCATGGTCGCAGCATACAGTGGCAGTACTGAATATTGCCAAACCGTTTAGTGTCGAGGGCAAAGACCTGCAGCTGTTTTTACAGGATGATGGACTCCTGCGGGAGCTCGATGTCGTACGCGTACAGGATCATGAGATTGTTTTGCACTATGAGGATGGTCAATTCATACAGCTGCTGAAGCCGGGTGTGTATGCTTATTGGAACCTTCTGAAAAAGCACACCTTCGTACATACGGATACCAGACAGCCGGAGCTACCTGCCGGGATCGACCGTTCAATTATCACGAAGCTTACTCCGTATGTGCAGTGCTGTGAAATCGCGAGTTATGAGCAAGGATTCCTGTTCTATGATCATACGCTCAAGCGGGAGCTTACGCCTGGTAAGTATTATTTCTGGAAGGGACCGGTCTCGGTGCTGACAAAAACGGTCGATCTAAGACAACAGCAGATGGATCTGGTTGGCCAGGAAATGATGACAGAGGATAAGGTTACGCTGCGTCTGAACTTCGTATGCCAGTACAAAATCGTCAATCCGCACCGCGTTCTGGAGTTGAAAGCTTTTGACGAGCAGATACACATCCAGCTTCAGCTCCTGCTCCGGGAATATGTCGGGACGCTGAAATTGGACGATCTTCTGAAGCGGAAAGAGGATGTTGCCACATTCATTTTGTCCCGTATCCAGGAGAAGGAAGAAGAGTTCGGGGTACGTTTCCTCGGGGCGGGGGTAAAGGATGTAATTTTACCGGGGGAAATGAAGGACATCCTAAACACCGTCCTGCTCGCAGAGAAGAAAGCGCAGGCGAACCTGCTTACCCGCCGGGAAGAGACAGCTTCGACGCGCAGCCTGCTGAATACAGCGAAGCTGATGGACGAGAATCAGACACTGTTCCGTCTGAAGGAGCTGGAATTCCTCGAGAAGATATGCGACAAAATCGGTTCCATCTCTGTTACGGGCGGCGGCGATTTGCTGGAGCGGTTAAGCTCACTCATCGGTGCCAAGAAGTAGACCGCTTCCTGGCGGTCTATTTCTTGTGCAAATAAAGGGAATTAATCTTAGTCAGAGTACCGGAAAACAGGTAATTACATAGAAGCTATAGAACTAAGCTATTGAGATGATTAAGCCTAACCCTAAGGAAGTGATCCCATGGACAACAAAGCAAAGAAAATCCTTATAAACACCTTCTGGACCTCATCTGGCTGGAGGAGCAGTCCTGCTGCCTTCACCGGTGAGGATTTCGACTATGCCAAAAGCAAAGGGTTGATGTTCGATCCTGTGACGATTACCCATGACGAGATTGTCTTGCGGCTGCATGAGCTGCATCAGACGATTACTAAGGAGCGGGTAGCTGCCGCGTTCCTGCACAGTCTATCAACGAAGAAGGTTCATTTGCGGAGCGCCCTTTCCAGCTGGGCCCTGACTTCCGCTCTACCTGTGCATACCTATGGAGAGCGGAGCTCAGTCCGGCCCAATCACAGCAGCTGCGGGGATTGTAACTTTCACAGATTAATGTCTGACCGGGAATATATTAATCAGGATCTGAATGTGCTGAATTTCGAACGGGTTAAATGGGGCGGTATTCGTCTGAACTGGCTTTTATACTGCTGGCTGGACCTTGAATTATTCAGTAAAGAAGAAGGGTTCGAGGTTACCAACGAGGATGCTGCCATACTCTCCGGGATGCTGGAAGCGATCCGGGATTGTGCGGACCATGAGAGTGCACGGATGCTGGAGAAGCGGTGGAAGGAAGTGATTCCCTCCAGTAAGAATGAACGGGATGTGATCATGGAGATATGGGGCTATGCCGGATTGCTGGTACCGCGGGACACACCACGGAAACGCAGAGGCGGAAGTCACGATTTTAACTCTGTGGCAGAGTGGCAGGGGGATGACGGCTATTCTCAGGAGGCAGTAGAGTTGTATTTCGGAGCGTTTTTGTAGATTCTCTATGAATTTAAATGAGGGTTTTCACTCCGCCGGAAGAGTGGGCTGAGGCTATGAAGTTAGATTAATTCCGGGAACCTGTTGTGAAATATCAATCCCCATTACATATTCTTACTTTATGGCCGCACCGGCTATTCTTACATGGATTAAAATAAGTAAGAGAGCTTACGATTCTCTAAGCTAAGTATTACGATTGTCTCACGAAGCCAACAGATAATTTATATCCGGGCTGCTGCACTATAACCTTTCACTATAACCAGATATCATTTTTAAGTGTTACGTACCTTTAAGTCCTCCATGCTAGAATTTAAACACAAGAGAAAGAGATGTGTGAGAAATAGAGGAGGACTAACCATGTGCAACAGATTTCAGATCGTAGGCAGCCTGCTGCGTCCGGCGGAGCTATTAGAATATAAACAGCAAATTGAACACAGGGATGATATCCGGTATCCCTTTTACCAGGACTTTCAGGGGTATGAGCAGTGTGAAGCTGAGGCGATTCAGGCTGTAGTCGAGCAAGAAAGCGAGAATGGGCTGTCCATTCTGACAGATGGGGAATATTCCAAATCGATGTGGCATCTGGACTTTGTCTGGGGCTTCCAGGGAATTGAGCGTTATATCGCGGATCATGGATACTTCTTCAGAGATACAGACGGAGCTTCCAAATATGAGACCCGAAAAGATATCGGTCTGCGCATTACCGGTGAACTCGGTGCGAAGAACCATCATTTCCTTCATGCCTACCGCAAGCTTCAGGCTCTGGCTGGAGACCGCGAGACCAAGCTGTGCGTGCCTTCTCCGTCCCATATTTTTGGTGAGCTGTCCTGGTCGGATAACATTGGCGGAACAGAAGCGGTGTATAAGGACAGACTTGAGCTGAAGGCCGGTCTGGTTAACGCTTATAAGGATTTTGTCCAGGAATTCGCTGCGGCCGGAGGAACCATTTTGCAGTTCGACGATTGCCTATGGGAGCTGTTCGCCGACGATAACCCGAACTCTCCATATACCGGTGAGCATATCAATCAAGCGGAAGTACAGCAGCTGGCGGCAGAATTTATTGACATCAACAACACCATTATTGATTACGGTCATAGCTTGGGCCTCAAAATGTGGACGCATAACTGCCGTGGCAACTATGATTCCCGTAATATGGGCGGCGGCTCCTATGCGAAGATTGCGAATCTGTTCCTGAAGCAGCTCAAATACGACCGCTTCTTCCTGGAATGGGATGATGAACGTGCAGGCTCTCTGGAGGCACTTGCGGTGTTCCAAGACAGACCCGACACGGAAATTGTACTTGGCTTGCTGTCTTCCAAAACGAGCACACTGGACGATGAAGCCCGCGTAATCAGAATGCTGGACGAAGCCTCCAAAATCATTCCGAAGGACAGATTACTGCTGTCCCATCAATGCGGCTTCGCGTCCTGCGACGGCGGCAACGAATTAACGGAAGATCAGCAGTGGGCGAAGATTAGACAAGGACAACAGATTGCGCAGCAATATTGGGGTAATTAATATTTAACTTAGCTTCAGAGACTATCTCTGAGGCGTTTTTGTTGTCGTATGAAGTTATGACGGGTTGTCACTCGTCTTTATGACAAGGCTTCTGTTAGGTTGGGGAGGTCCCGGATCAGCCCGCAATACATGAAAGGAGTGGGATTAACCAGATTAGCGGGTATTTTGCTGTCGGTCCGGCACATTCATCCAGGCATTCAAAACAGGAGGCAGTGTAATGCATATTCGCACAATTGTTTGTCGGAAGGTTCTTTTACCCGTATTCAGCAGTTTGCTCATAGCTTCGTTTGTCCCGCAGCCGGCGGCATATGCATCCGCCCTTAAACCACAAACCACAGGGGTAACGGAAGCGAAGGAAGCGGAAGCTTTTGCCGATCAATTCTTCAATCAGCCGCAAATCAAGAAGCAGCTTGCCGGGGCAGCCGTTGTGTTAGTGAAGAATAATCAGATTTTGCTTGAAAAGGGCTACGGCTACGCTGATATCAGCAGCAAGAAGCCGATCGATCCGGAAAAGACCGTTTTCCGTGTAGCTTCCATTTCCAAATTGTTCACCGCAACAGCGGTCATGCAGCTGGCCGAACAGGGGGCCATTGATTTACATGCTGGTCTCCAGACTTATCTGGGAGAATTGAACATTGTCAACAAAACCAATAAAACCCTAACCATGGAGCATCTGTTGACCCATACCTCCGGGTTTGATTATACGGATAGCGCCGGCGGCTCAGCACAAGAGATTTCCAACAAGCAGTTCATCAAGGAAAATGTGCCTACGATTGTCCGGGAGCCCGGTGAAGCTTACCGGTACGATAACTATGCCTTTAATTTGCAGGGGTATATTGTGGAGCGGATGACCGGCGTTCCGTTTACCCAATATGTGCAGGAGCATATTTTCAAGCCCCTTGGCATGGGGAGCAGCAGTTTTAAGCTGACGCCCGGGCTGCGGAAGGATCTGGCTGTACCCTATACAGCCCAAAAAGACCCGATCCCCGAATATCCGTCCAGGCCCGCCGAGTCACCGGATGGCGGCATGTTCTCCACCGGAAGGGACATGGCCCAATTTATGATCGCGCAGTTGAATGGCGGACAGCTCGCAGGGGCCCGGATTCTGAGCGGGGATTCGGTTAAGGATATGCAGCAGATCCACCATCAGATTCATCCGCAGGTTCCTGGCACGGGCTACGGTTTTGAATCCTTTTATCAAAATAGCTACAACGGCCAGCGTGTTATTGGTAAGGGCGGGGATTTGCCGGGGTATCACTCCTGGATGTGGCTTATGCCGGAACAGAACGTAGGCGGTTTTGTTATTTTTAACAGTGACGGCCCGGATTTGCGGGAGAAGTTCTTCAAAGCTTTTATGGATCATTATTATCCTGGGAAACCAACAACGGCTTCCACTACAGTCACATCCCAGGCGGAGCTGGGCCAGCTGACCGGGATTTATCAGGATTTGCGGCTTCCCTTCTGGATTCTTCAGGTTTCCGCTACGGATGATGGCAAGTTGAAAATCAAGGACCCTTATGGGTCGCATATCCTCCGGGAAATAGCTCCCTTGTTGTTTGAAGATGAGCTAGGGAATAAGGCGGCCTTCAAGGTCAATTCCAACGGTACCCAATATGCCTTTTACAATAAGATGGATAGCTGGGCGAAAAAAGTGCCTGAACCCCCTGTATATTCGGATGTGGGGAAGGAGCATCCTTATGCGGCATGGATTCATGAAGCCGGTCAGCTCGGTGTATTGGCTTCTGATGGGGAGAGCGCTTTTCATCCGGAGCGGGAAATCACCCGGGCGGAGTTTATTTCGGGGCTTATGCATTTGACAGGGGTAGCCCCATCCAAAAACACGACGTTAACGAGTGAACCCGAAGAGAAAAAATATTTGGGCTATGTGCAGAAAGCCATCGAGCTTGGGCTTGTGCAAGGGCGCGGACCGGAGCAGAGCTTTGCTGTCACTGCGGATATTACGCGCCAGGAGGCCGCTGTCTTGATGTGGCGGGCGGCGATGATCGCCGGAGTGAATATGACCCAATCATCCGGAGCCAAGCTTGCGGGGGACACGGCGCCTTGGGCCGTGGATGCTGTGAAGTATATTGTGAATAACGGCATGTACGGGCCGGAACTTGCACCGAATTCCGCCGGAGCTTTGGACTACCGGTCAACCGAGCCCCTCTTGCGGCAGGAGGCTGCCGCATTGCTGAGCCTGTTTTGCAATCGGTTGTCCGTGAAATGAATTTAAGGGCTATCCCAAGTCTTTGATTAAAGACTTGGGATAGCTCATTCAATACATGCGGAGTTGGTGGTGAATGATTTTTTTGGATACATGTTGTTGAAAATATGTGGAAGTGCATATATTCTTTTTTAATGGTATTCTGAAAGAAATGGGGTGTTCAAGTATGGAAGCTAACAATGATTTAATGAAGCTGATTAAGTTAACAGGTGAACGTGCAAAGCTGGACGCTAAGGCAAATGGAACTTATGTTGTCTACAAAGACGAGGCGGGCAAATTAGTGAAAGAACATTCTAATGGAATGAAAGAAATTCTTGCGGAAGTTTGACAAACCCCTATTTCTGCATTACCCTAATAACGAATAACCCATTCACTATTAAGGAGCGCCCAGCATGCAAGCGAAGAAAGACGAAGTTAAGAGGGATATCGAATCCGCTGCTTTGAAGGTGTTTTTCCGCAAAGGTTTTGCGGATGCCAAAATGAACGATATTGCCGATGAAATCCAGATTTCGGTCGGGAATATTTATACTTATTTTAAAAATAAAAAGGAATTATTCTATGCCGTGGTGCCGCCGTCATTGGTGGATTATTTGAAGAATGTGCTGGTGGAGAGCATTCGTCTGGATAACCAGACTTTTTTTGAGAGAGCGGGTAGTGCCAAGCAATCGGCCATCGTTCAGGAGCAAATGAACCTGTTAACGCAATATAGCATGCAGATCGTCATTATTTTTGAGAAAAATAAAGGGACAGTCTACAGCAATGCCAAAAACGAGCTAATTGAGCTGATGATCGAAACCAAAAAGCCCTTTTTAAAGGATCATTATAAAAGATATGAAATCGGCACCCAAGAAAATATGATTCTGCTGAGCATTATTGCGAGCAATGTCATCAATATGATTCTGGATTTATTGAAGCGGGAAATGGGCGCTGATAGCCGGAGACGGATTTTTGAGGCACTGAGCTTATATTGGCTGCATGGACTCACGGGCATCAATGAATAACGCCGATGTGCGAGTCCCTATTTTTTTAACCTAATAATGAATTTGTGATTCAATATTGAGCAGCGTGATTATGCGAAGGAGGAAGAAACGGTGAAGACAGGTTATGCATTTAAGAACTGCAATGTGATTTATGGAGACGCGGAGAGAGGCGTAGCTGCCCATATGACGATTCTGATCCGTGACGGGCTGATTCAGGAGATTGGCAAAGCAAGCGAGACGGCCATCCCAAGCCATTATCAAGTAATCGATGTAGAAGGGAAATATGTGATGCCCGGTTTGATCAATGCGCATGTCCATCTTTTTGCCGACGGTAAGCCGTTTACGCTGTCAGCCAGCGAAGGGCTGCTGGATTTTGCGTTTCGTCATATGTTGGATACGAGGCTGGGCCGAAGCGTGCTGAAGAAACGGATGAAGCGAAATGCCCTGACCGCCCTGCATTCCGGGGTAACCACTATGCGCAGCGTAGGGGAGTTCTTGTATACTGATGTGCAGTTGAGGGATGAAATTAAGGCGAATCAGTTTGTCGGGCCTAATCTGCTGGTGTCCGGTTATTTTCTGAGCGTAACGGGCGGGCATGGTGCACCTTATTTGGCTTTGGTTGGCGATTCACCATGGGAAGCAAGGAAAAATGTGAGAATCAATGTGAAAAACGGAGTAGATCTCATCAAAATCTGTGTGACCGGCGGGGTTACCGATGCCAAAACAGTCGGAGAAGCAGGCCGTCTGCAAATGACGGAGGAAGAAGTCGCCGCTATTTGTGAGGAAGCCCATAAAATTGGCATACGCGTGGCGGCCCATGTGGAAAGTACCGAAGGGGTGAGAGTCGCGCTAAAGGGCGGGGTCGATACCATTGAACACGGCGCGGAGATGGATGAAGAGATTATCAGCCTGTACCAGAATAATCCCAGGGCATTAAAAGGCTACACCGCTTTGATTCCAACGTTGCAGGCCGCATATCCGAGTGCCAAATTGGACCTGAGCCTGACGAAGGTAAGTGAGACGGTTAAGGAAAATTCCCGGCGGGTGTATGACTCCATGCTGAAAGGGGTGCGGCAAGCCGTAGAACATAATATCAAAATTGGCGTTGGTACGGATGCCGCTATGCCCTATGTCACCCATTACGATCTGTGGCGGGAGCTGGACCATTTCATGAGACAAACGAAGCTGAACTCGCGCCGGATCATTGAGCAGGTGACGAAATCTAATGCAGAAATTCTGGGGATTGATCACCTGACGGGGAGCATTGATATCGGCAAGCAGGCGGATTTAATCGTGCTGGAGCAGAACCCGCTGGATAACATACAAGCTTTGGCGGGCACCGCTATGGTTATGGTCAGAGGAAACCTTATACAGACACCAGCGGTGACCCGAATTCAGGCAGTGGACGAGCTGCTTGATTTGGTGTGGGAATAGGACCGCTACCTTTGAGCAGGGCGGCCTATTTCTTTTTGTTTACATAATATTCAGCATATTTCAAATCCCATACTCCTCAAAAATAGCTCCATATTTCCTCTCAAATATCGCCCATCGCTTTTCGGCTCCGTATTTGAATTGCAGCTGCGCCAAATAATGCATCGCTTCTGCTCTCCGCCCCATGTTTTACCGCAACAAGTTCAGGTCGTTTGGGTAAAAATGTATTAGAGTGAAAGAGAGGATGCTGATATATGAAAAAAAATGCCAAGGTCCTATTGTTTGTCTTTCTGTTTGCAGCCATTATGGTGCTGTTGTTCGGATGGGTTTTGCCGGCGGTTTTACAAGCTTATCTACATAACAATTACATAAGGGGCCTTACCTTGCTGGTGGTGTTTAGTATTGTGGTGCTTGCGAAACGGTTTACGTGGAACCGTAATATTGTCTATGTCATTGCCGTATTCACGTTGTTCAGCATGATGATCGATACGGCAGGCAACCCTGTTTTTAATAAGCCGCTCGAATGGATCGTTTCGCCGATCGGGGAATTGCAGGTCATGCAGGATGTAAATAATTATGCGCCCGGTGAATATGCCATCACGGATCATATCACCATTCTGAAGCAGAGCGGGGAGGTTCTGGAGCTTAGCACGGCATGGCTGTATTTATACCGCTTTGTACAGTATTTGGCCTTGTACTCCATTGCCGGAACCCTTCTTGGAGCCGTCATTGGCATGCTGCCGCAGCACAGTCTACCGTTAATCCAGACTGCAGACGAGTTCCTGACGGAAGAACAAGAGCAGAAAGCAGCTGCTGAGATGAAGCGCAGAGCGGAAGCAGGTAATGGCCGGCAGATTCCCCTGAAGATATTCAGGCATCGGTCCGCCAGCTCAAGAAGGACGGTAAGCTCATTCCGGCCATTAAGCTCGTCCGCCAGCATACGGATCTGTCTCTGGGCGAGGCGAAGCAGTATGTTGAGAAGCTATAGGGGAGCTTGACCCTCCCGCTGAATACCTGTGACGATCCGCCTGCGGGTATTTTTGCTTGCTGCAATACTGTTAACAAACTTCGTCCTTATCATTTATACTAGATAGAGCCATTACACACCTAAGGAGCTGCCGAACCTGTTATGAATAAAAAAGAAGTCGCGCACATACGCAAGCAATTTAAGCTGGATCATGATCTGATGAACATCTACGACATTCTGAACGTGTATATTATGAAGGAAACTAGCGAGATCTATCATTGGGAGCGCCTGCCGTTTGGCCTCGTGGACAGAGAGAAGCAGGAGCTGTATATGGGCAATTTCAAAAAACTGCTCACCGGCGAGCTGGACCATAAGCTGTTCGAGCTGAAGTTTCAGGAGGATTCGGAGGAGCCGGCGCGGGTCATGCTTCACCAGGGCCTGGTGACAGGTGATCCTGAAGAATGGCAGGACCTGATGATGTTGCTCGTGGACAAGATGCTGGTAGATGCCAAGTATGAAAAGGATATGGTAGTCACTTTTGTCCGCGGGCAGTATTACCGGCCGACTAAGGCGAGAAATGAAGAAGCCGAAGAGAGCGGGAAGGATGAGATGTTCGCGCATCCGTTCATTCTGTGCAGCGTAAATTCCACGGAACAGCAGCGCAAAAACCTCATGTTCGACTATGTGGAGCGGGAATTCAAGTACAATATTATTGTCGATCCGATTATCAAGCTGAGCTCGCCGGAGCAGGGCTTCTTTTATCCGAGTGTGACGGACAACTATTCGGATGTGAACCGCGTTCTGTACTGTACGGGAAAATCGAATTATCCGGACCCGCAGTTCATCGAGCAGGTCCTGAATGCCGAGCGATCGGTGACCGCCTTGGAAGAGAGAAGCTTCTTCGAGGATATCGTGAAGGAATTGGCGGGCGAACAGCTCGATACAACCACCCTCGCCCAGGTGTATGAGGAAATCCAACAGGTCATCGAAAGCGGCGAAGGGGAGGAAGAGCCTCCTAAGCTGGATTACAAAGATGTAGAACGCGTCCTGGCATCAAGCGGCGTTGAGAACGTGACGGCGGAAAAGGTGGAGCGGGCGTTCGAAACGGTCATCGATGATAAGTACTACGAAATGAAGGCAAGCAGCGTTATCCCGAAATATACGACCAAATCGATTAAGATCGAGACGAAGGTTGCCACGATTTCGGTCAGCCCGCAGGATCTCAGATATGTGAAGCAGGTGAATTATCAGGGGAAACGCTGCATCATGATCGAGGTGGACGAGGAAGTTGTGATCGAAGGGTTTACGCTCA encodes the following:
- a CDS encoding slipin family protein yields the protein MLKQITIQADQRGLLFYKGSYVKRLLPGTYRYLSWSQHTVAVLNIAKPFSVEGKDLQLFLQDDGLLRELDVVRVQDHEIVLHYEDGQFIQLLKPGVYAYWNLLKKHTFVHTDTRQPELPAGIDRSIITKLTPYVQCCEIASYEQGFLFYDHTLKRELTPGKYYFWKGPVSVLTKTVDLRQQQMDLVGQEMMTEDKVTLRLNFVCQYKIVNPHRVLELKAFDEQIHIQLQLLLREYVGTLKLDDLLKRKEDVATFILSRIQEKEEEFGVRFLGAGVKDVILPGEMKDILNTVLLAEKKAQANLLTRREETASTRSLLNTAKLMDENQTLFRLKELEFLEKICDKIGSISVTGGGDLLERLSSLIGAKK
- a CDS encoding DUF6602 domain-containing protein — protein: MPVERSLPSYYQSFSKELDVAKNRVRDIIGSAHWISDGTHKEAILQDVLKRFIPQKYSVSSGFILSNDGESCSKQLDIIIYDQASPLLFNGPNFVIIPDQYVRAVIEVKTSLSVGTKLIDALENLYTVQSIMKRPSDNVYFGIFSFGYKDYRNIGPGNVAQRLFTKIKEFYRDKRVQYEGTDLQFLQTRTLTSLCMNEQLYGLHWNDTTQNSPEFGLYDTREQSFNYFVSNLLSTLDNTAITLSKPLWFPQSKESSVLLKERIGF
- a CDS encoding metal-dependent hydrolase family protein; this encodes MKTGYAFKNCNVIYGDAERGVAAHMTILIRDGLIQEIGKASETAIPSHYQVIDVEGKYVMPGLINAHVHLFADGKPFTLSASEGLLDFAFRHMLDTRLGRSVLKKRMKRNALTALHSGVTTMRSVGEFLYTDVQLRDEIKANQFVGPNLLVSGYFLSVTGGHGAPYLALVGDSPWEARKNVRINVKNGVDLIKICVTGGVTDAKTVGEAGRLQMTEEEVAAICEEAHKIGIRVAAHVESTEGVRVALKGGVDTIEHGAEMDEEIISLYQNNPRALKGYTALIPTLQAAYPSAKLDLSLTKVSETVKENSRRVYDSMLKGVRQAVEHNIKIGVGTDAAMPYVTHYDLWRELDHFMRQTKLNSRRIIEQVTKSNAEILGIDHLTGSIDIGKQADLIVLEQNPLDNIQALAGTAMVMVRGNLIQTPAVTRIQAVDELLDLVWE
- a CDS encoding cobalamin-independent methionine synthase II family protein: MCNRFQIVGSLLRPAELLEYKQQIEHRDDIRYPFYQDFQGYEQCEAEAIQAVVEQESENGLSILTDGEYSKSMWHLDFVWGFQGIERYIADHGYFFRDTDGASKYETRKDIGLRITGELGAKNHHFLHAYRKLQALAGDRETKLCVPSPSHIFGELSWSDNIGGTEAVYKDRLELKAGLVNAYKDFVQEFAAAGGTILQFDDCLWELFADDNPNSPYTGEHINQAEVQQLAAEFIDINNTIIDYGHSLGLKMWTHNCRGNYDSRNMGGGSYAKIANLFLKQLKYDRFFLEWDDERAGSLEALAVFQDRPDTEIVLGLLSSKTSTLDDEARVIRMLDEASKIIPKDRLLLSHQCGFASCDGGNELTEDQQWAKIRQGQQIAQQYWGN
- a CDS encoding serine hydrolase encodes the protein MHIRTIVCRKVLLPVFSSLLIASFVPQPAAYASALKPQTTGVTEAKEAEAFADQFFNQPQIKKQLAGAAVVLVKNNQILLEKGYGYADISSKKPIDPEKTVFRVASISKLFTATAVMQLAEQGAIDLHAGLQTYLGELNIVNKTNKTLTMEHLLTHTSGFDYTDSAGGSAQEISNKQFIKENVPTIVREPGEAYRYDNYAFNLQGYIVERMTGVPFTQYVQEHIFKPLGMGSSSFKLTPGLRKDLAVPYTAQKDPIPEYPSRPAESPDGGMFSTGRDMAQFMIAQLNGGQLAGARILSGDSVKDMQQIHHQIHPQVPGTGYGFESFYQNSYNGQRVIGKGGDLPGYHSWMWLMPEQNVGGFVIFNSDGPDLREKFFKAFMDHYYPGKPTTASTTVTSQAELGQLTGIYQDLRLPFWILQVSATDDGKLKIKDPYGSHILREIAPLLFEDELGNKAAFKVNSNGTQYAFYNKMDSWAKKVPEPPVYSDVGKEHPYAAWIHEAGQLGVLASDGESAFHPEREITRAEFISGLMHLTGVAPSKNTTLTSEPEEKKYLGYVQKAIELGLVQGRGPEQSFAVTADITRQEAAVLMWRAAMIAGVNMTQSSGAKLAGDTAPWAVDAVKYIVNNGMYGPELAPNSAGALDYRSTEPLLRQEAAALLSLFCNRLSVK
- a CDS encoding putative holin-like toxin; the encoded protein is MEVYQALSLMFMFGMFIIALLNYLKKK
- a CDS encoding TetR/AcrR family transcriptional regulator; protein product: MQAKKDEVKRDIESAALKVFFRKGFADAKMNDIADEIQISVGNIYTYFKNKKELFYAVVPPSLVDYLKNVLVESIRLDNQTFFERAGSAKQSAIVQEQMNLLTQYSMQIVIIFEKNKGTVYSNAKNELIELMIETKKPFLKDHYKRYEIGTQENMILLSIIASNVINMILDLLKREMGADSRRRIFEALSLYWLHGLTGINE
- a CDS encoding DUF4317 domain-containing protein — encoded protein: MNKKEVAHIRKQFKLDHDLMNIYDILNVYIMKETSEIYHWERLPFGLVDREKQELYMGNFKKLLTGELDHKLFELKFQEDSEEPARVMLHQGLVTGDPEEWQDLMMLLVDKMLVDAKYEKDMVVTFVRGQYYRPTKARNEEAEESGKDEMFAHPFILCSVNSTEQQRKNLMFDYVEREFKYNIIVDPIIKLSSPEQGFFYPSVTDNYSDVNRVLYCTGKSNYPDPQFIEQVLNAERSVTALEERSFFEDIVKELAGEQLDTTTLAQVYEEIQQVIESGEGEEEPPKLDYKDVERVLASSGVENVTAEKVERAFETVIDDKYYEMKASSVIPKYTTKSIKIETKVATISVSPQDLRYVKQVNYQGKRCIMIEVDEEVVIEGFTLNTETL